In Erigeron canadensis isolate Cc75 chromosome 6, C_canadensis_v1, whole genome shotgun sequence, the following are encoded in one genomic region:
- the LOC122603439 gene encoding tyrosine-protein phosphatase RLPH2-like — protein sequence MSLETSSSISNTNQRIVICIGDIHGYITKLQNLWSNIQTLIPPSDFINAHVIFLGDYCDRGPDTRSVLDFLISLPSKYPNQTHVFLAGNHDFAFAAFLGAIPPPPDGSRFSDTWAEFEMNEEREGWYKDFGYENMHLQGRRWAGKITVRFNAVKGTEYQGSIYDAAPTFHSYGIPHGSPDLMKAVSDEHKKFLADLVWIHERDNVSIETDKGLKSCKLIAVHGGLVRGEDVGEQIKYLKAKDTRIPKVEPLSGRKSVWDIPEELSKTSTIVVSGHHGKLHVDGLRLIIDEGGGLEQNPVAAIVLPSKTIVRDTDKLGE from the exons aTGTCTCTTgaaacatcatcatcaatatcaaacaCCAACCAAAGAATAGTAATATGCATAGGAGATATCCATGGATACATAACCAAGCTTCAAAACCTCTGGTCAAATATCCAAACCCTCATCCCACCTTCTGATTTCATCAATGCCCACGTCATCTTTCTTGGTGATTACTGTGACCGTGGTCCAGACACTCGATCAGTTCTCGACTTTCTTATTTCACTCCCTTCAAAATACCCAAATCAAACCCATGTGTTTCTTGCCGGAAACCACGACTTTGCGTTCGCGGCGTTTTTGGGTGCAATCCCGCCGCCCCCAGATGGTTCAAGGTTTAGTGACACGTGGGCAGAGTTCGAAATGAATGAAGAAAGGGAAGGTTGGTATAAAGATTTTGGATATGAGAATATGCATTTGCAAGGTAGAAGGTGGGCTGGAAAGATTACTGTTCGGTTTAATGCTGTAAAAGGGACTGAATATCAAGGTTCTATTTATGATGCTGCACCTACTTTTCATTCTTATGGTATTCCTCATGGCTCCCCTG ATTTGATGAAAGCAGTTTCTGATGAACACAAGAAGTTTCTTGCTGATTTGGTTTGGATCCATGAACGA GATAATGTGTCCATAGAGACAGACAAAGGACTTAAATCCTGTAAATTGATAGCGGTTCATGGCGGTTTGGTTAGAGGAGAGGATGTTGGAGAGCAGATTAAATATTTGAAAGCCAAGGACACCAGGATTCCTAAGGTGGAGCCTCTCAGCGGGAGAAAAAGCGTATGGGACATTCCTGAG GAGCTATCAAAAACCTCGACAATTGTGGTAAGTGGTCACCATGGTAAGCTTCACGTGGACGGTCTTAGACTAATTATTGATGAAGGTGGTGGACTCGAACAGAATCCCGTGGCTGCAATCGTGCTCCCTTCAAAGACTATTGTTCGCGACACTGATAAATTAGGAGAATGA